One stretch of uncultured Methanobrevibacter sp. DNA includes these proteins:
- a CDS encoding SAP domain-containing protein: MSEQKLEVYNILNFLNDGNEIEDVLKKDQFGTFSSAEECIQYLVDEGYLEGDVQVSANVEITAETISKKYIVSELKDILRENGLKVSGKKSELVERVLPLLKEAKDASNLNVAVNKENSYDNLELTDKAKDFLKENDWIDLYNFALVAFRFEDYETYVESSNVDKIETALNFCDEFLSRSLVANHFLVFLDALSAKAHVYAYDGDYNSFMDYDLQRYIIGLNPISLDAQTYATYDVINEANILNLRRVVEALDMGNLKKRFDRIWNLSNIHNITVPKKSCFKILKKALAGADIEELNFDLKEKYFNKKFGI, translated from the coding sequence GTGAGTGAACAAAAATTAGAAGTATATAATATTTTAAATTTTTTAAACGATGGAAATGAAATAGAAGATGTTTTAAAAAAGGATCAATTTGGAACTTTTTCTTCAGCAGAGGAATGTATTCAATATTTAGTTGATGAAGGGTATCTTGAAGGTGATGTTCAGGTTTCAGCTAATGTGGAAATAACTGCTGAGACAATATCTAAAAAATATATAGTTTCCGAGCTTAAAGATATCTTAAGGGAAAACGGTTTAAAAGTTTCAGGTAAAAAAAGTGAATTAGTAGAGAGAGTATTACCTTTACTGAAAGAAGCAAAAGATGCAAGTAATTTAAATGTGGCTGTTAATAAAGAAAATTCTTATGATAATCTAGAATTAACTGATAAGGCAAAGGATTTCCTAAAAGAAAATGATTGGATAGATTTATACAACTTTGCACTTGTTGCATTTAGATTTGAAGATTATGAAACATATGTCGAATCATCAAATGTAGATAAAATTGAAACTGCATTAAACTTTTGTGATGAATTTCTGTCCAGATCATTAGTTGCCAATCATTTTTTAGTGTTTTTAGATGCATTATCAGCAAAAGCACATGTTTATGCATATGATGGAGATTATAATTCATTCATGGATTATGATTTGCAAAGATATATAATAGGTTTAAACCCTATTTCTTTAGATGCGCAAACTTATGCTACATATGATGTTATAAATGAAGCAAATATCCTCAATTTAAGAAGGGTTGTGGAAGCATTGGACATGGGCAACTTAAAGAAAAGATTTGATAGAATTTGGAATTTGTCTAATATTCACAATATTACTGTGCCTAAAAAGTCTTGTTTTAAGATTCTAAAAAAAGCACTTGCCGGTGCTGATATTGAAGAGCTTAACTTTGATTTAAAAGAAAAATACTTCAATAAAAAATTCGGTATTTAA
- a CDS encoding alcohol dehydrogenase catalytic domain-containing protein: MINIVYRLKSPKFFEESIDEMELDGVVVRPTFLSICQADQRYYQGSRPAEILDKKLPMALIHEGIGEVVFDNSNSFKSGDKVVMIPNTPCGEDVCRANYSYNSKFRGSGFDGFTSDLIKLDKDRVVKLPDDFNLYVSAFIELITVAFQGICKFEELNVVSKNTLGVWGDGNLGFITALLLKEKFPDSKIIVFGKHQENLNLFSFADEIYRIHDVPNDLTVDHGFECVGSSASQSAIDQIIDLINPQGTINLFGVSEYPIPINTRMILEKGLTVQGNSRSEREDFVGVVKLLSKNHDLFDYLEKLITNVCEINSLNDLKEAFDNDYISNFGKTILKWNK; encoded by the coding sequence ATGATTAATATTGTTTATAGACTGAAATCTCCAAAATTCTTTGAAGAGTCAATTGATGAGATGGAGTTGGACGGAGTTGTGGTAAGGCCGACATTTCTGTCAATTTGCCAGGCAGATCAAAGATATTATCAGGGGTCACGACCTGCTGAGATTTTAGATAAAAAACTGCCGATGGCTTTGATTCATGAAGGTATTGGAGAAGTTGTCTTTGATAATTCCAATAGTTTTAAATCTGGCGATAAGGTGGTAATGATACCGAACACTCCTTGTGGTGAAGATGTTTGCAGAGCTAATTATTCTTATAATTCCAAATTCAGAGGCAGCGGATTTGATGGATTTACTTCAGATTTGATAAAACTTGATAAAGACCGTGTTGTAAAACTTCCGGATGATTTTAACCTTTATGTTTCAGCATTTATAGAATTGATTACTGTTGCTTTTCAGGGAATATGCAAATTTGAAGAGCTGAATGTTGTTTCTAAAAATACACTGGGCGTTTGGGGAGATGGAAACCTGGGTTTTATAACTGCCCTTCTTTTAAAAGAAAAATTTCCAGACTCCAAAATCATCGTATTTGGAAAACATCAGGAAAACCTTAATCTGTTTTCATTTGCTGATGAAATATATAGGATTCACGACGTTCCAAATGACCTGACAGTTGATCATGGATTTGAATGTGTAGGCTCAAGCGCTTCACAGTCAGCTATTGACCAGATTATAGATTTGATTAATCCTCAGGGAACAATAAATCTTTTTGGAGTAAGTGAATATCCAATTCCAATCAACACAAGGATGATTTTAGAAAAAGGATTGACTGTACAGGGAAACAGCAGATCGGAGAGGGAAGATTTTGTTGGTGTTGTCAAACTTCTCAGCAAAAATCATGATTTGTTTGATTATCTGGAAAAATTGATTACCAATGTATGTGAAATAAATTCTTTAAACGATTTGAAGGAAGCTTTTGATAATGATTATATTTCTAATTTTGGAAAAACAATTTTAAAATGGAATAAATAA
- a CDS encoding reductive dehalogenase domain-containing protein: MSEMNELKEYLLDLGASKVGFADVNGLASEFIDYPNGISLVLKIPKETIHLVKEEEYEEYWKAFHREIGKLTKISRKGERYIKNLGYNAFALTMKRNECDMEKLLSILPYKTIATKSGLGWIGRSALFVTPEYGSAVALGGILTDMPLDFGKPVTDSQCEDCTNCQEACPVDAINPQKWNDRLNREDIIDIQTCGEYIIDQYKNGLGCTKCMSECRLTQDYLNR; this comes from the coding sequence ATGTCTGAAATGAATGAACTTAAAGAATACCTGTTGGATTTGGGTGCAAGCAAAGTTGGTTTTGCAGACGTTAACGGCCTTGCAAGTGAATTTATTGATTATCCCAATGGAATAAGTCTTGTTTTAAAAATTCCCAAAGAAACTATACATTTAGTAAAAGAAGAGGAATATGAAGAGTACTGGAAAGCTTTTCATAGAGAAATTGGAAAATTGACTAAAATATCCCGCAAAGGGGAACGATACATAAAAAATCTTGGATATAATGCATTTGCACTGACAATGAAACGAAATGAATGCGATATGGAAAAACTGTTAAGCATTCTTCCATATAAAACAATAGCTACCAAATCAGGGCTTGGATGGATTGGGCGGTCAGCATTATTTGTAACACCAGAATATGGGTCTGCCGTTGCACTTGGAGGTATCCTTACTGATATGCCATTAGATTTTGGAAAACCTGTTACAGATTCCCAATGTGAAGACTGTACAAACTGTCAGGAGGCGTGTCCCGTTGATGCAATTAATCCCCAAAAATGGAATGACAGACTAAATCGTGAAGACATTATTGACATTCAGACATGCGGAGAATACATTATAGACCAGTACAAAAACGGTTTGGGCTGTACAAAATGCATGAGTGAATGCAGACTCACCCAGGATTATCTGAATCGTTGA
- a CDS encoding class I SAM-dependent methyltransferase, translating into MKEHVHHAKSSVKFFNSDEILKLLNFKGNEVFMDAGCGDGHIAITAVKNYLPDGMVYAVDNYEPAINELEEFISQKGIENLISVNADITRDIVQIEDDVIDIVLMINVVHGFKPAENIDEVIDNFLRILKDNGKFAVVDFNPIDLDVGPPLEIKYAPDELENIFNNHGFKKIYLNEELGMDSPKGKSHYLIIFEKE; encoded by the coding sequence ATGAAAGAACATGTTCATCATGCAAAATCAAGTGTCAAATTTTTTAATTCAGATGAAATATTGAAACTGTTGAATTTTAAGGGTAATGAAGTTTTCATGGATGCTGGATGTGGTGATGGCCACATTGCAATAACTGCAGTCAAAAATTATCTTCCTGATGGAATGGTTTATGCAGTAGATAATTATGAACCTGCTATCAATGAATTGGAAGAGTTTATCTCTCAAAAGGGCATTGAAAATTTAATCAGTGTTAATGCAGACATTACACGGGATATTGTCCAAATTGAAGATGATGTTATTGATATTGTTTTAATGATTAATGTTGTTCATGGATTTAAACCGGCTGAAAATATTGATGAGGTTATTGATAATTTCCTCAGAATTCTTAAAGATAATGGTAAATTCGCTGTTGTGGATTTCAATCCTATTGATTTGGATGTTGGACCTCCCCTTGAAATTAAATATGCTCCGGATGAGCTAGAAAACATATTCAATAACCACGGATTTAAGAAAATATATCTGAATGAAGAATTGGGCATGGATAGTCCAAAAGGAAAATCTCACTATTTGATAATATTTGAAAAGGAGTAA
- a CDS encoding 2-C-methyl-D-erythritol 4-phosphate cytidylyltransferase: MIFAAILAGGIGSRMGGTDTPKQFLDLGDKPVIIHTIEKFVINSKIDKIIVLTPQSFINHTNHLIDEYIDANDDIIVIEGGETRNDTLLNSIKYIDENFGIDDESIIITHDSVRPFVTHRIIEDNIEAAKRYGACDTVVPATDTIVESINATTIESIPVRDYYYQGQTPQSFNIKKLFNLINSLTEDESNILTDACKIFTLKDEDVYLVEGEVTNIKITYPYDLKLANTILEDKHD; the protein is encoded by the coding sequence ATGATTTTTGCAGCTATTTTGGCAGGAGGAATTGGTTCCAGAATGGGAGGAACTGATACTCCAAAACAGTTTTTGGATTTAGGCGATAAGCCTGTAATCATTCACACTATTGAAAAATTTGTAATAAACAGTAAAATTGATAAGATTATAGTTTTAACTCCTCAAAGTTTTATAAATCATACTAATCACTTGATTGACGAGTATATTGATGCCAATGATGATATTATTGTTATTGAAGGAGGAGAAACAAGAAACGATACTTTGTTAAATAGTATAAAATATATTGATGAGAATTTCGGAATAGATGATGAGTCTATAATAATCACTCATGACTCTGTAAGGCCATTTGTCACTCATAGGATTATTGAAGATAACATTGAAGCTGCAAAAAGATATGGTGCATGTGATACTGTTGTTCCTGCTACAGATACCATTGTTGAAAGTATCAATGCTACAACTATTGAAAGTATTCCTGTGAGGGATTATTATTACCAAGGCCAAACTCCACAGAGCTTCAATATAAAGAAACTTTTCAATTTAATCAATAGTTTAACAGAAGATGAAAGTAATATTCTAACAGATGCATGCAAAATATTCACTCTTAAAGATGAAGATGTATATCTAGTTGAGGGTGAAGTGACAAATATTAAGATTACATACCCTTATGATTTAAAATTAGCCAATACAATACTTGAGGATAAACATGATTAA
- a CDS encoding class I SAM-dependent methyltransferase: MNGHRAHGFSSALFLDSDEILGELNLKGNEVFMDAGCGDGHNAIKVIEEYLPDGTVYAVDVYDASIEDMETYKIENNVENLINIEADITEGIPGVDDESVDVILMVNVFHGFKASRKIDEAISEFARIIKQDGKIAIMDYKAWDVPKGPPTPVRSSPEELEGFFKKHGLKKIYLNEEIGEDIPQGKSHYLIMFQKE, from the coding sequence ATGAATGGACATAGGGCACATGGATTTTCCAGTGCATTGTTTTTAGATTCTGATGAAATTTTAGGCGAATTAAATCTTAAGGGCAATGAAGTATTTATGGATGCCGGCTGCGGTGATGGTCATAATGCTATTAAGGTAATTGAAGAATATCTTCCGGATGGTACTGTTTATGCAGTTGATGTTTATGATGCATCAATTGAAGATATGGAAACATATAAAATTGAAAATAATGTAGAAAATCTCATCAATATTGAAGCCGATATAACCGAAGGAATTCCTGGTGTTGATGATGAATCTGTCGATGTTATTTTGATGGTTAATGTTTTCCATGGATTTAAAGCAAGCCGAAAGATTGATGAAGCTATTAGTGAATTTGCTAGAATCATAAAACAAGATGGTAAGATTGCAATTATGGATTATAAAGCATGGGATGTTCCAAAAGGACCACCAACTCCAGTTAGAAGTTCTCCTGAGGAATTGGAAGGGTTCTTTAAAAAACATGGTCTTAAAAAAATCTATTTAAATGAGGAAATAGGTGAAGATATTCCTCAGGGTAAGTCCCACTATTTAATCATGTTTCAAAAAGAATAA
- a CDS encoding metallophosphoesterase → MTIIAHISDLHLSPLTFDEDLFMQAVTEINELRPDMIILTGDITNDGYYREFKQATRYLEMFEAPLFAIPGNHDARNLGYQTFEELIGEKSWKLTFGENYTIIGLDSSSPDVDNGHIGSPQHMWLEHQLDECVINNHFSIVALHHHVISIPQTGRERNVLSDAGDILKTLTTHEVDLVISGHKHVANIWKINNTIVVNAGSLCSNKLRGKNKNSYIVYDISEDEIKIFLNYVGGEKLLYGKYPRNSL, encoded by the coding sequence ATGACAATTATTGCACATATTTCTGATTTGCATTTAAGCCCATTGACTTTTGATGAGGACTTGTTTATGCAGGCTGTAACTGAAATAAATGAATTGCGGCCAGACATGATTATATTAACTGGTGATATCACTAATGATGGTTATTATAGGGAATTCAAACAGGCAACCCGATATCTGGAAATGTTTGAGGCACCTCTTTTCGCCATTCCCGGAAATCATGATGCACGTAACCTTGGTTATCAGACTTTTGAAGAACTGATAGGTGAAAAAAGTTGGAAATTAACATTTGGCGAAAATTACACAATTATAGGTCTTGACAGCAGTTCTCCAGATGTGGACAATGGGCATATTGGAAGTCCTCAGCACATGTGGCTTGAACATCAATTGGATGAATGTGTAATTAATAATCACTTTTCTATTGTGGCTTTGCATCATCATGTTATTTCTATTCCTCAAACAGGACGTGAACGTAATGTTTTATCTGATGCTGGAGACATTTTAAAGACATTAACAACTCATGAAGTGGATCTTGTCATATCAGGACATAAGCATGTTGCTAATATCTGGAAAATAAACAACACTATTGTTGTTAATGCAGGGTCATTATGTTCTAATAAATTAAGAGGAAAAAATAAAAATTCTTACATTGTTTATGATATTTCAGAGGATGAAATAAAGATTTTCCTAAATTATGTTGGTGGCGAAAAATTATTATATGGAAAATATCCAAGAAATTCATTATAA
- the argB gene encoding acetylglutamate kinase gives MKDIDVLIEALPYIKKFHDKKILIKYGGHAMVDDEAKSSTARDTVLLKYVGMKPLIVHGGGPEISRSMEKLGKESKFIKGLRVTDEETMEIIEMVLVGKISTEIVSELIKHDGDAISVSGKDSSLIFAHKKEASKIDEELVDLGLVGEVDCINTDLLEMFIENEYIPVISPVGIAKDGTSLNLNADTAAGEIASAIGAEKFIILTDVPGVLRDPSDPSSLIQEIHVDEVPKLIEEGIITGGMIPKIETCVGAIENGVESCHIIDGRKKHSLLLEIFTTEGIGTMICK, from the coding sequence ATGAAAGATATAGATGTATTGATTGAAGCTTTACCTTATATTAAAAAGTTTCATGATAAAAAAATATTAATTAAGTATGGTGGACATGCGATGGTGGATGATGAAGCAAAATCATCAACAGCTCGTGATACAGTTTTATTAAAATATGTTGGAATGAAACCTCTCATTGTGCATGGTGGTGGTCCGGAAATCTCCAGATCAATGGAAAAACTTGGTAAAGAATCAAAATTCATTAAAGGTTTAAGAGTTACTGATGAAGAGACTATGGAAATTATTGAAATGGTTTTAGTTGGTAAAATTTCAACTGAAATCGTATCAGAACTCATTAAACATGATGGCGATGCTATTAGTGTATCAGGTAAAGACTCAAGTTTAATTTTTGCACATAAAAAAGAGGCAAGTAAAATAGATGAGGAACTTGTTGATTTGGGTCTTGTCGGAGAAGTTGACTGTATAAATACTGATTTACTTGAAATGTTTATAGAAAATGAGTATATTCCAGTAATATCTCCAGTTGGTATTGCAAAAGACGGAACAAGTTTAAACTTAAATGCTGATACTGCAGCAGGTGAAATTGCATCTGCAATTGGCGCTGAAAAATTCATTATTTTAACTGATGTTCCGGGTGTTTTAAGAGACCCTAGCGATCCGTCTTCATTAATTCAAGAAATCCATGTTGATGAAGTTCCAAAGTTAATTGAAGAAGGAATTATCACTGGAGGAATGATTCCAAAAATAGAAACCTGTGTTGGTGCTATTGAAAATGGTGTTGAATCATGCCATATTATTGACGGACGTAAAAAGCACTCTTTACTTTTAGAAATCTTCACAACTGAAGGCATCGGAACTATGATTTGCAAATAA
- a CDS encoding nascent polypeptide-associated complex protein, whose translation MIPGMNKKQMKQMERQMKKMGMKMEDLEGVREVIIRFDDKELIIDEPSVSLMNVMGQETYQVEGKAREVELEYEVEIPDEDVEMVANSANVSEDEARAALEECKGDLAEAIMKLNQ comes from the coding sequence ATGATTCCTGGTATGAATAAAAAACAAATGAAACAGATGGAAAGACAAATGAAAAAGATGGGTATGAAAATGGAAGACCTTGAAGGTGTTCGTGAAGTAATTATCCGTTTTGATGACAAAGAATTAATCATTGATGAGCCTAGCGTAAGTTTAATGAATGTAATGGGTCAGGAAACATACCAAGTTGAAGGTAAGGCTCGTGAAGTTGAATTAGAATATGAAGTTGAAATTCCTGATGAAGATGTAGAAATGGTAGCTAACAGTGCAAACGTTTCAGAAGATGAAGCAAGAGCAGCACTTGAAGAATGTAAAGGAGATTTAGCTGAAGCTATCATGAAATTAAATCAATAG
- the argJ gene encoding bifunctional ornithine acetyltransferase/N-acetylglutamate synthase, which produces MDYIKYLDGGFSVIENLKVSGAREGKYGVTIIFCPNSTASAVFTKNKVVAASVKYTKNVVKNGIVSAVFVNSGNANCFTGEQGLKDCETLVELVSKDLKIPKEEIAISSTGVIGREMPIDIISKVAYESLSKLGSEPENSLAAAKAIMTTDTFPKECAVEVTLTNGEVVKIAGITKGSGMIAPNMGTMLSYIVTDAIIPSKDINNALKQAVDLSFNMIVVDGDESTNDTCLMMANGESGINVVNDGEIDPNFQEALNYLCIDLAKKMARDGEGATKFIEANVCGAKDQNDAKLAAKSIISSSLFKSAVFGGDPNWGRIVSAIGYSGCDLNPDIVTIAIADDTDDVDLVRKGEILAFEGTPYLERAEKIMQSKNIKVNIDMFLGDGEATAWGCDLTYDYVKINAEYTT; this is translated from the coding sequence ATGGATTATATTAAATATTTGGATGGAGGATTTTCAGTAATTGAAAATCTTAAAGTATCAGGAGCTCGTGAAGGAAAATACGGCGTAACTATTATTTTTTGCCCTAATAGTACTGCTTCAGCGGTTTTTACTAAAAATAAAGTTGTTGCAGCTTCAGTAAAGTACACAAAAAATGTAGTTAAAAATGGTATCGTTTCTGCTGTTTTTGTAAATAGTGGTAATGCTAACTGCTTTACAGGAGAGCAAGGATTAAAAGATTGTGAAACTTTAGTTGAATTAGTATCTAAAGATTTAAAAATACCTAAAGAGGAAATTGCAATTTCTTCAACAGGTGTTATTGGCCGTGAAATGCCTATTGATATAATATCTAAAGTAGCTTATGAATCACTTTCAAAATTAGGAAGTGAACCTGAAAACTCCCTTGCAGCTGCCAAAGCTATCATGACAACTGATACATTCCCGAAAGAATGTGCTGTTGAAGTGACATTAACAAATGGGGAAGTAGTTAAAATTGCAGGAATTACAAAAGGAAGCGGTATGATTGCTCCGAATATGGGAACAATGTTATCATATATTGTGACTGATGCAATAATTCCATCTAAAGATATTAACAATGCCCTAAAACAAGCTGTAGACCTTAGCTTTAACATGATTGTTGTTGATGGTGATGAAAGTACTAACGACACATGTTTGATGATGGCTAACGGAGAATCAGGCATTAATGTTGTTAATGATGGCGAAATTGATCCGAATTTCCAAGAGGCATTAAATTATCTATGTATAGATTTGGCTAAGAAAATGGCTCGTGATGGTGAAGGTGCTACAAAATTCATAGAAGCTAATGTATGTGGTGCTAAAGACCAAAATGATGCAAAACTTGCAGCAAAATCTATTATTTCTTCAAGCTTATTTAAATCTGCCGTATTTGGTGGTGACCCTAACTGGGGAAGAATAGTTTCAGCTATAGGTTACTCTGGTTGTGATTTAAACCCTGATATAGTGACTATCGCTATTGCTGATGATACTGATGATGTGGATCTTGTCAGAAAAGGTGAAATATTGGCATTTGAGGGTACTCCATATCTTGAAAGAGCAGAAAAAATAATGCAGTCAAAAAACATTAAAGTTAATATTGACATGTTTTTAGGTGATGGTGAAGCTACTGCATGGGGTTGTGATTTAACTTATGATTATGTTAAAATTAATGCAGAATATACCACTTAA
- a CDS encoding Zc3h12a-like ribonuclease, whose translation MKVVVDASNVAFHVKNQNGEPQMANILAAVKALEEGEHEFVIIADASLRHDIDDKEKFLKLLESDNVEEVPAGNDADHFILEIATAEKAKVLSNDKFRDYAAEFKNVSSMRIPFIIDNGRLTFGKPNKPKKDKNILQHICDEIIKELNFKRWEIYTGKEGLEISPLNIAKQAIIRIDNENNAESKLENIFSKIPMFNKIVEMVDDVEVAAPYVIFVLVHPKDYKLAVKNAGNISVTVADRLGLEKKPLIAVRNDLFTRPGNFELNILLADEVTENAPYNILIRVSAHDEVFIKRNSRNIASTIAGRLGSWKFPFVSVKPDMLLEKPGDFEIELEQGDAFDD comes from the coding sequence ATGAAAGTTGTAGTTGATGCTTCTAATGTAGCTTTTCATGTTAAAAATCAAAATGGCGAACCACAAATGGCTAATATTCTAGCAGCGGTTAAAGCGCTTGAAGAAGGTGAGCATGAGTTTGTAATTATTGCTGACGCATCACTTCGTCATGATATTGATGATAAGGAAAAATTCTTGAAACTGTTGGAAAGTGATAATGTAGAAGAAGTTCCGGCAGGTAATGATGCTGATCATTTTATTTTGGAAATTGCTACAGCTGAAAAAGCAAAAGTATTATCTAATGATAAATTCAGAGATTATGCTGCTGAATTTAAAAATGTATCCTCAATGAGAATTCCTTTTATCATTGATAATGGAAGACTTACATTTGGAAAACCAAACAAACCTAAAAAAGATAAGAATATTCTTCAACACATATGTGATGAAATTATCAAAGAGTTAAACTTTAAAAGATGGGAAATATATACTGGTAAGGAAGGATTGGAAATTTCCCCATTAAACATTGCAAAACAGGCTATTATTCGTATTGACAATGAAAACAATGCGGAATCAAAGCTTGAAAATATTTTCTCTAAAATACCTATGTTTAATAAAATTGTAGAAATGGTTGATGATGTTGAAGTTGCGGCTCCGTATGTGATTTTTGTATTGGTGCATCCTAAAGATTATAAATTAGCTGTTAAAAATGCAGGAAATATTTCCGTAACTGTGGCTGACAGGTTGGGTCTTGAGAAAAAACCTTTAATTGCTGTGCGTAATGATTTATTCACAAGACCAGGTAATTTTGAATTAAATATTTTGCTTGCCGATGAAGTAACAGAAAACGCTCCATATAATATTTTAATACGTGTAAGCGCACATGATGAGGTGTTCATTAAAAGAAACTCAAGAAATATTGCAAGTACAATTGCCGGCAGGCTCGGATCTTGGAAATTCCCATTTGTATCAGTTAAACCTGACATGCTTTTAGAAAAACCAGGTGACTTTGAAATAGAGCTTGAACAGGGAGATGCATTCGATGACTAG
- a CDS encoding coenzyme F420-0:L-glutamate ligase, whose product MRCVGTVVRGIRTPIIKENDDLATIVVDSLMAAKESEGFEFRDKDVVAITEAVVGISEGNYVTVDDVAEDLKLKFPSKNIGVVNPILSRNRFSIILKGIARGMDKITLLTSFPSDEVGNGILDESILEESKYHLGSIISEDEYKETFGSWIHPFTGINMIDFYRELIEEEDCEVEFVFSNDIKTILDYNTDVLTCDIHTREKTTKLLKDEGAHVYGLHEILTEPIGDSGFNPDYGLLGSNKATEEKLKLFPRTGDAIVTEVQKRLIDLTGKQIEVMVYGDGAFKDPVGKIWELADPVVSPAHTSGLIGTPNEIKLKYVSDNKFADLKGDELKAAIKEEIKQKAADLTGQMITEGTTPRRLTDLIGSLCDLTSGSGDKGTPVIFIQGYFDNLSND is encoded by the coding sequence ATGAGATGCGTTGGTACGGTAGTACGCGGTATAAGAACCCCGATTATTAAGGAAAATGATGATTTAGCCACAATTGTTGTAGATTCATTGATGGCAGCAAAAGAAAGCGAAGGATTTGAATTCAGAGACAAGGATGTTGTTGCAATTACAGAAGCAGTTGTAGGAATTTCAGAAGGAAACTATGTAACTGTGGATGATGTAGCAGAAGACTTGAAATTAAAATTCCCATCCAAAAATATTGGAGTGGTAAATCCGATTTTAAGCAGAAACAGATTCTCCATTATCTTAAAAGGTATCGCAAGAGGAATGGACAAAATCACACTCTTAACATCTTTCCCATCAGACGAAGTAGGAAACGGAATATTGGATGAATCAATATTAGAAGAAAGCAAATACCACTTGGGAAGCATAATCTCTGAGGACGAATACAAAGAAACATTCGGATCATGGATTCACCCGTTCACCGGAATTAACATGATTGACTTTTACAGAGAATTAATTGAAGAAGAAGATTGTGAAGTCGAATTCGTATTCTCCAACGATATCAAAACAATTCTAGACTACAACACTGACGTATTAACATGTGACATCCACACAAGAGAAAAAACCACAAAATTACTCAAAGACGAAGGAGCACACGTTTACGGATTACATGAAATTTTAACCGAACCTATTGGAGATTCAGGATTTAACCCTGACTACGGACTGCTAGGTTCCAACAAAGCAACAGAAGAAAAATTAAAATTATTCCCAAGAACTGGAGACGCAATAGTCACTGAAGTACAAAAAAGACTAATAGACCTCACCGGAAAACAAATTGAAGTAATGGTTTACGGTGACGGAGCATTCAAAGACCCTGTTGGAAAAATCTGGGAATTGGCAGACCCTGTTGTTTCCCCTGCACACACAAGCGGACTTATCGGAACACCAAACGAAATCAAACTAAAATACGTTTCCGACAACAAATTCGCAGACCTAAAAGGCGACGAACTAAAAGCCGCAATCAAAGAAGAAATCAAACAAAAAGCTGCAGACTTAACTGGACAAATGATTACAGAAGGAACCACACCAAGAAGATTAACAGATTTAATCGGATCATTATGTGACTTAACAAGCGGTTCTGGAGATAAAGGAACACCAGTTATATTCATACAAGGATACTTCGATAATTTGTCAAACGACTAA
- a CDS encoding DUF998 domain-containing protein — MKSRVAGFVFIVGSLYYIVAEVISATFFNDSIFNTYVFHTISELGIPNGNSPLFWLMNSAFILIGLAVIFSVFYKFKDYLIKNKLIIYILTIVTGLGVVIVGMIHGGNPLTSGYHTLGAIMAILGGNLLLVFISKSMEDFHIYQKATLTLGLLGIIVFWVMFFNIKSSYMPVFERLSVYTLIIWSFISGVYLIKS; from the coding sequence ATGAAATCTAGAGTTGCTGGATTTGTCTTTATAGTTGGTAGTTTATACTATATTGTAGCTGAAGTCATCTCTGCAACTTTTTTCAATGATTCCATTTTTAATACTTATGTTTTTCATACGATTTCAGAACTTGGAATTCCAAATGGGAACTCTCCTTTATTTTGGTTAATGAATTCAGCTTTTATTTTAATTGGTTTGGCCGTTATTTTCAGTGTTTTTTATAAATTTAAAGATTATTTAATTAAAAATAAGCTTATAATTTATATTTTAACTATTGTTACTGGATTGGGTGTTGTTATTGTTGGAATGATTCATGGAGGCAATCCTTTAACTTCGGGATACCATACATTGGGTGCCATAATGGCAATCCTTGGCGGTAACTTGTTGCTTGTTTTCATTTCAAAATCAATGGAAGATTTCCATATATATCAGAAAGCAACATTAACATTAGGTCTTTTAGGGATAATTGTTTTTTGGGTAATGTTTTTCAATATCAAAAGTAGTTATATGCCTGTTTTTGAAAGACTTTCTGTTTATACATTAATAATCTGGTCTTTTATCAGTGGAGTATATTTGATAAAATCCTAA